From the genome of Aerococcus urinaehominis:
CCTTTATATATCAAGCAAATTTTTGAAATTATTAAAGAAATCCATCAAATGGGTGTGACTGTCCTCTTAATTGAGCAGAATGCCAAGGCAGCCTTGGAAATTTCTGACCGGGCTTACGTACTAGAGACCGGCAAATTAATTGCTGAGGGTACTGGCTTGGAATTATTAGATTCTGAAGCAGTACAAAAAGCCTACCTGGGCGGCTAAATATATTGAAGCAGAACGGACTAGCTTGGATAAGCTAGTCTATTTTTTTGTTTGCCTGGGTCCTTGAGCATGTTGCTGGTTAGAATCGGCTAGTTAATTACAAACCACGATTTCGAGTCAAGGTCAACCTAGCTAACAGTTCCAGGCATAAATTTCTTAAAATAAAAGCTGGAATTAGTTTTTCGTCATGCAATCATGGTATGATAGACTGTGAATTTTAGGGGGGTGACACTGTGGCAAAAGGGCGGAAAAAGGCTAAGCGGCCTACTAGGCGCAAGCAGACTTTAACTAAAAAGCAATTACAGCAACGCAACCAGGCCCTTATCGTCGTAGGACTTTTAGCTTGCTTACTAGCCCTACCCTTAGCCAGGGTCCAGCTGGCCGACTGGCTTAACAAAGTCCCAGGGGTTGGCCGGGTTAACCAGGTTAAGTGGCCTAGTCAGGAGGATTTTATTATTTCGGTGGGAGAATATGCCCAGTCACGTTATCCCAAAACACAAATCCTGCCATCTATTGTGACGGCCCAAGCCATTTTAGAATCTGATTTTGGTCAGAGTGATTTAGCATATTATTACAATAATCTCTTTGGTCGCAAGGCCCAGTCTTTTGACCGGTCGGTGAGCTTGCCCACCCAGGAATTTGTTGATGGTGAATTTATTACGATCAATGATTACTTCAAGGTCTACCATAATTGGCAGGACTCAGTGGATGACCATGCCGCCTTGATGCACCGGGGAGTAGACTGGAATCCTGACCTTTACCAGGCTTTGATAGGCGAGCGGGACTACCGGCTAGCTGCGCAGGCCCTACAAGCGGCCGGCTATGCGACTGATCCAGGCTATGCAGATAAATTAATTACGACAATTGAGACCTATAACCTAGCCCGTTTTGACCCCTAAGTATTTGTCAAAGTGACTTTTAAAGTGTATGATAATAGAGAGAATACACGTTTTGTATATTTACTAAAACAAGGAGGATACCATGGCAAAATCACAATCTTATAAAGATATTGCTTATAATTATTTAAAGGAGCAGATTGACAATAACATATTACTGCCTGACACCCACCTTAAAGAAGTAGATATAGCTAATCAATTAGGCATGAGTCGGACCCCCGTTCGTCGAGCTATGCATGAATTAGAAGAAGAGGGTTATATTCGTACGGAACCTTACAAGGGGGCTGTGGTAGCTAAGAGCGTGCTTAATTCCCGGGCCTTGATTGATCGTTTACAGGTGATCGAGATTTTAATTATGACCCTGCTCCAACAGATGCAAAATAAAGAGGTCACTGTCGACCCTGAGCCAGCTCGGAAAAATTATCAGGCCATGAAGGAAGCTATGGATAACAATGACGCCGAAGCTTATTATAAAGCGGAATTTGATAATTTTGCTGAATTGGTATCCTATCATCCTAATTCCTACTTCCGGCAAATTACCCTCAATACTATCTCTACGCTACATGAACTTTACCTACAGGACCTGCGCGAAGACGCTAATCACTGGGCTGAAGCCCAGCGGGAATTGGTTAATATTTACCCGGACTTGATTGATAATATCTTGAATAAGGATTATCAAAATGCGCGTAAAAAGGTACGTATTTGGCTCAACCAACTCATCTTGATGCAAATCAATCGTTAATATTTAAAATAAGCTGGGAGAAATTCTCAGCTTTTTCTGTTTAGCAGGGCCTGGTTAAAAAGTTAACCCCAAGCCCTAAAAAGGTTATAATAAATAAGCACTTATCAAAGAAAGGCGTGTCTTGGTGAATCAACTACTTGAAGGACTCAATAAAAAGCAAGCAGAAGCAGTACAAACGACAGAGGGCCCCTTATTGGTTATGGCGGGTGCCGGTTCCGGTAAGACCCGGGGTTTGACCCACCGCATGGCCTATATCCTCCAAGAAAAGGATGTCCAGCCCTGGAATATTCTGGCGATTACCTTTACTAACAAGGCGGCTAGTGAGATGAAAGAGCGGGTAGGCAAGTTAGTCGGACCGCAAGCCCAGGATATGTGGGTGTCGACCTTCCACGCTATGTGTGTGCGGATCTTAAGGCGTGAAGCGGAGGCGATTGGTTTTTCCCGCAACTTTACCATTGCCGACCCAGCTGAGCAGCAAACGCTCATTAAACAAATTCTCAAAGACCTAAACCTCGATACTGAGCGCTTCAAGCCTCGCATGGTCTTGGGGCGAATTTCCGATGCCAAGAATAATATGTTGACGCCCAAGGATTTCCGGGCCCAGGCTCAGGACTATATTTCCGAAGTGGTTGCTGATTGCTATGACCGTTATCAACAACGCCTACAGGTAGCTCAGTCCTTTGATTTTGATGATTTAATTATGGTGACTGTTCAATTATTTGAGAGCCAACCGGAAATTTTAAAATATTACCAGCAAAAGTTTCATTATATCCATGTTGACGAGTACCAGGATACTAATGAAGCCCAATACAAGTTGGTAAAACTACTAGCTGACTACTTTAAGAATGTCTGTGTGGTGGGCGATGCTGACCAGTCTATTTATGGCTGGCGGGGAGCCAATATGCAGAATATCTTGGACTTTGAAAAGGACTATCCCCAAGCTCAAGTCATTTTGCTCGAACAGAACTATCGGTCCACTAAAAATATCCTCGCAGCAGCCAACCAGGTGATTGAAAATAATGCCGAGCGTCGTGATAAAAAATTATGGACGGACAACCCTGAGGGCGAAAAAATTGGCTATTATCGGGCCCAGTCTGAGCAAGATGAATCTTATTTTGTTGTTTCAAAGATTAATGATTATAAAAATGAGGGGTTAGGTTACCAGGATATGGCTGTGCTCTACCGGACCAATGCTCAGTCGCGGGTGATTGAGGAAGCCCTAGTCAAGGCTAGCCTGCCTTACCGGATGGTCGGCGGTCTTAAGTTCTACGACCGTAAAGAGATCAAGGATATCCTGGCTTATTTACGACTTTTATCCAATCCTGCTGATAACCTCTCTTTTAACCGTATTATCAATGTTCCTAAACGCGGTGTCGGTCCCGGCACCCTAGATAAGCTCGCTCATTTTGCCAACCAAGAGGGACTGACCCTCTTACAGGCAGCAGCCCTAGTTGATCAAGCACCAATTTCTGGTAAGGGGGCTCGGTCTCTGGCTAAGTTTGCTGATATGATGGTAAAACTACAAAAGCAGCGAGAGTTTTTATCCATTTACGAATTAACAGACAGCTTATTGGATATGTCTGGCTACCGGACTGATTTAGAAAAGCAAAATACCTTAGAGGCTCAGGCTCGTTTGGAAAATATTGAGGAGTTTTTATCGGTGACAGCTGAATTTGATCGGCGTTATGAAGCTGAGGCTGATCAACGTGTCCAAGCAGCTGAGATTGCTGCCCAGGAAGAAGCTAATCGCCCTGAACAAATTGACCAGGTGGACCTAACAGCTGATTTACTTGCTGACCAAGAAGCTTATTTGGTGTCACTATTAGATAGTCAAGAGCTGGCGGCTGACCTACCTTTTGCTGACCAAGCCAACCTGGATGATGCCCTAGTAGCCTTCTTAACAGACTTATCCCTAGTTAGTGACCGCGATGAAGATAGTAACCAGCAAGGTCAGGTTACCCTAATGACTCTGCATGCGGCTAAGGGACTAGAGTTTCCCCTCGTCTTTATCATTGGTATGGAAGATGGTATCTTCCCCTTGGCCCGGGCCATTGAAGAGGATGACTTAGAAGAGGAGCGCCGCTTAGCCTATGTGGGGATTACCCGGGCTGAACGTAAGCTATATCTGACTAACTCTTATTCTCGGATGCTATATGGCCGCTACCAAAATAACCCAGCTTCTCGCTTTATTGAAGAGATTGATCAAGACTTATTGGTCAATGAAGGCCAGCAATGGGGTCGGCCAAGTAATGAACAACGAGCCAGCTACAATAGCCGTAAGCAGTCCAACCAGCTAGGCCGTTACCAAGCCAATCGTAGCGGGCAAGCCCGCTCCTTTAAAGAACGGTTTAAAGAAGAAAAACGCTCGGTATTTGCTAATACTGGTAATACAGCGAGCAAGCACACAGCTAATGATGGCCCAGTTAATTGGGCAGTTGGTGATAAGGCCCAGCATAAAAAATGGGGCCAAGGCACAGTCGTCAAGGTAACCGGTGCGGGTAATGACCAAGAGTTATATATTGCCTTTAAGGGCCAGGGGATTAAGCGACTTCTAGCTGCCTTTGCGCCCATTGAAAAAGTATAGAAGGAGAAGTTATGTCTAAAGCAGATTTACGAAGATTGGTTGACTTGACTGACCAACTTAACCAATATGCCTACCAATATTATGTCCTGGACCAGCCAACAATTACTGATGCTGAGTATGACCAGCTCTACCAAGAACTCTTAGCATTGGAAGCCCAGTACCCAGATTATGTTCAGGCGGATTCACCTTCGCATCGCGTTGGCATGCTAGCCCAATCTGGCCTAGAGAAAGTGACTCATGAGACCCCAATGCTGTCCCTAGCTAATGCCTTTAACCAGGAAGATCTAGCGCGTTTTGTGGCATCGAGCCAAGCTGCCAGTGAAGGTCCAGTTACTTATGTGGGCGAGTTAAAAATTGACGGACTATCCGTATCTTTACGCTACCAGGATGGCCGCTTGGTTCAAGCAGCTACCCGGGGCGATGGTCAGATTGGGGAGGATATTACCAACAATGTGCGAACGATTGCCTCGGTTCCTTTAAAATTACCTGAACCTTTGGATATTGAAGTCCGGGGAGAAATTTTTATGCCCAAGGCTTCATTCTTAGCCCTCAACCAGGCCAGGGAAGACCAAGGCCTCCCTACCTTTGCCAACCCACGTAATTCAGCGGCCGGCTCAATCCGCCAACTGGACAGCCGGATTACTGCCCAACGGAAACTAGACGTTTTCCTCTATAGCGGTGTCTTTAGCCCAGATTTGGGCTTGGCTAGCCAATCCCAAATGTTGGCCCAATTTAAGGAGTGGGGCTTTCATATTAATGACCAAACGCGGTCTTTGACGGGATTAGCCGATATGTGGGATTTTGTAGAAGAAATGACCAGCCAGCGCCATGACCTGCCTTATGATATTGATGGTATTGTTTTCAAGGTAGATGATTTTGACCAGCAAGCCCAACTAGGCCATACGGTTAAAGCGCCACGTTGGGCAATTGCCTACAAGTTTCCAGCTGAAGAACAGGCGACAAGAATCCGTGATATTGAGTGGACGGTAGGTCGGACTGGGGTGGTCACGCCGACTGCAGTAATGGATCCTGTCTTACTAGCTGGCTCTACCGTTAGTCGGGCTAGCCTTCATAATGCGGACTTGATCCAAGAAAAGGATATTCGACTAGGTGACCAGGTTAAAATTCATAAAGCCGGGGACATTATTCCAGAAGTCATTGCGGTTGATCTTGATCAACGCCCGGCTGATAGCCAGCCTTATCAGATTCCGAGCCAGTGCCCAGAATGCCAGTCTGATTTAATCCATCTGGATGATGAAGTGGCCTTACGCTGCGTAAACCCAGCCTGTCCAGCCCAGGCCAAGGAAAAGCTCTATCATTTTGTTTCCCGGGATGCCATGAATGTGACAGGCCTGGGTCCAAAAGTTTTAGAACAGCTCTATGACCGCCGCTTAGTTAAGGATCCTAGCGACCTCTACCAGTTAGAAAAAGACCAGCTCTTGACCCTGGATAAAATTGGTGACAAATCGGCCGATAATCTTTTAGCAGCTCTCAGTGCATCTAAGGAAAATTCTCTAGACCGATTAGTGTTTGGCTTGGGTATTCGCCATGTCGGCAGCAAGGCGGCCCGAGATATTGCCAGTCATTATCCGACCATGGCAGCTATTTTAGCGGCTAATCAGGAAGAATTAGCTCAAATTGATGGGATTGGGCAGGTGATTGCCAATTCTGTGGTAGAATATTTTGATAATGAGGATGTCCAAGCCCTAATCGAAAAGCTAGCTAATTTAGGGGTAAATATGATCTATCAAGGCCCAAGACCTGGTCAGACTAGTGATTTAGATAGTTTTTGGCAGGGCAAGACGGTTGTCTTGACCGGTAAAATGGCGACCTACAGTCGGCCTGAGGCTAAAAAACTGATTGAAGCCCAAGGGGGTAAAGTCACTGGTTCCGTGTCTAGGAATACGGATATCCTAATTGCTGGTAGTGACGCGGGTTCTAAGTTAGCTAAGGCCCAATATTTAGGCGTTACTATCTTTAGCGAAGCTGATATGCTCGACCAATTGTAAATTGATAAGTAAGGGGAATTAATGATGCGATTTAATAATTTAGCCAGGCTAGCTATAGCCACTAGCCTAGTTTTGGGTCTAGCTGGTTGCCAGAGTCAGGACCAGGATGAAGCCGTATCCTTGGCAACCACTGAGGCGGATGCTGGCGGTAATCAGCGTTTTTATACTGCTAACATTGAGGATGGTTTCTATGATATCAACCGCACCCGGGGTATCATGGTAAATGCAGCTTCCCAGGCCAATTTAGACGGTTTGGACCGGGCCCTTTATGATGGCACCAAGCTGGAGTTTCCAACCAATGATTATATTTTGCGGGAAGGCCAGGCGATTACTGCTGATGAAGCGCGCCAGTGGTTAGCGCCTAAGAGCCAAGACAACGATCAGGGGCTTAACCCAGAGCAGGCGGCCGCTGATAAGCTGGATAGCTTCGAACCCCATTATCTGAATTCCATTATGTCCTATGACCTTTTAAGTGAACCGGGCCAAGGGAATGACCACCTAGCAGGGGCTTCAGTAGTTCTGGCTCTTAATAGTCAAGATATCTTTCAGAATGAGAGTCAGACTGAAGTAGTGGATATTGATCCGGGTGTAGCTGAGGAAAAAGGTAAAGAGATGGCTAAGGAAGTGGTCCGCCGTTTACGCCAAAAAGAGGGCTACCAGGATATTCCTATTGCGGTCACTCTCTACCTAAATGGTGACCTCACTGACTTAGCTGGGGGGGTGGCCTTGGCTCAGACCGTTTCCAACCGCGGTGACAGCCTAGGTTCATGGACTAATTTTGACCAAAAGAACTATGTCTTTGGGACTGAGGAGCTACCTAACCAAGAGGAACAAGTTGCCTTTGAACAGTTCCGGACCGAAATCGAGGCTCTTTTTCCACGGCTAAACGGTATTACTGGTGTTGCCCGTTATGAAAATAATAATATGGTTGGTATTGATGTTCGGATTACTAGCCAATTTGATGGTTATTCCGAGATTATTGCCCTGGCTCAAAAGCTGTCTAGTTCGGCAACTAGCATTTTTCCAAGTAATATTG
Proteins encoded in this window:
- a CDS encoding glycoside hydrolase family 73 protein — its product is MAKGRKKAKRPTRRKQTLTKKQLQQRNQALIVVGLLACLLALPLARVQLADWLNKVPGVGRVNQVKWPSQEDFIISVGEYAQSRYPKTQILPSIVTAQAILESDFGQSDLAYYYNNLFGRKAQSFDRSVSLPTQEFVDGEFITINDYFKVYHNWQDSVDDHAALMHRGVDWNPDLYQALIGERDYRLAAQALQAAGYATDPGYADKLITTIETYNLARFDP
- a CDS encoding GntR family transcriptional regulator, with product MAKSQSYKDIAYNYLKEQIDNNILLPDTHLKEVDIANQLGMSRTPVRRAMHELEEEGYIRTEPYKGAVVAKSVLNSRALIDRLQVIEILIMTLLQQMQNKEVTVDPEPARKNYQAMKEAMDNNDAEAYYKAEFDNFAELVSYHPNSYFRQITLNTISTLHELYLQDLREDANHWAEAQRELVNIYPDLIDNILNKDYQNARKKVRIWLNQLILMQINR
- a CDS encoding UvrD-helicase domain-containing protein encodes the protein MNQLLEGLNKKQAEAVQTTEGPLLVMAGAGSGKTRGLTHRMAYILQEKDVQPWNILAITFTNKAASEMKERVGKLVGPQAQDMWVSTFHAMCVRILRREAEAIGFSRNFTIADPAEQQTLIKQILKDLNLDTERFKPRMVLGRISDAKNNMLTPKDFRAQAQDYISEVVADCYDRYQQRLQVAQSFDFDDLIMVTVQLFESQPEILKYYQQKFHYIHVDEYQDTNEAQYKLVKLLADYFKNVCVVGDADQSIYGWRGANMQNILDFEKDYPQAQVILLEQNYRSTKNILAAANQVIENNAERRDKKLWTDNPEGEKIGYYRAQSEQDESYFVVSKINDYKNEGLGYQDMAVLYRTNAQSRVIEEALVKASLPYRMVGGLKFYDRKEIKDILAYLRLLSNPADNLSFNRIINVPKRGVGPGTLDKLAHFANQEGLTLLQAAALVDQAPISGKGARSLAKFADMMVKLQKQREFLSIYELTDSLLDMSGYRTDLEKQNTLEAQARLENIEEFLSVTAEFDRRYEAEADQRVQAAEIAAQEEANRPEQIDQVDLTADLLADQEAYLVSLLDSQELAADLPFADQANLDDALVAFLTDLSLVSDRDEDSNQQGQVTLMTLHAAKGLEFPLVFIIGMEDGIFPLARAIEEDDLEEERRLAYVGITRAERKLYLTNSYSRMLYGRYQNNPASRFIEEIDQDLLVNEGQQWGRPSNEQRASYNSRKQSNQLGRYQANRSGQARSFKERFKEEKRSVFANTGNTASKHTANDGPVNWAVGDKAQHKKWGQGTVVKVTGAGNDQELYIAFKGQGIKRLLAAFAPIEKV
- the ligA gene encoding NAD-dependent DNA ligase LigA translates to MSKADLRRLVDLTDQLNQYAYQYYVLDQPTITDAEYDQLYQELLALEAQYPDYVQADSPSHRVGMLAQSGLEKVTHETPMLSLANAFNQEDLARFVASSQAASEGPVTYVGELKIDGLSVSLRYQDGRLVQAATRGDGQIGEDITNNVRTIASVPLKLPEPLDIEVRGEIFMPKASFLALNQAREDQGLPTFANPRNSAAGSIRQLDSRITAQRKLDVFLYSGVFSPDLGLASQSQMLAQFKEWGFHINDQTRSLTGLADMWDFVEEMTSQRHDLPYDIDGIVFKVDDFDQQAQLGHTVKAPRWAIAYKFPAEEQATRIRDIEWTVGRTGVVTPTAVMDPVLLAGSTVSRASLHNADLIQEKDIRLGDQVKIHKAGDIIPEVIAVDLDQRPADSQPYQIPSQCPECQSDLIHLDDEVALRCVNPACPAQAKEKLYHFVSRDAMNVTGLGPKVLEQLYDRRLVKDPSDLYQLEKDQLLTLDKIGDKSADNLLAALSASKENSLDRLVFGLGIRHVGSKAARDIASHYPTMAAILAANQEELAQIDGIGQVIANSVVEYFDNEDVQALIEKLANLGVNMIYQGPRPGQTSDLDSFWQGKTVVLTGKMATYSRPEAKKLIEAQGGKVTGSVSRNTDILIAGSDAGSKLAKAQYLGVTIFSEADMLDQL
- a CDS encoding CamS family sex pheromone protein is translated as MRFNNLARLAIATSLVLGLAGCQSQDQDEAVSLATTEADAGGNQRFYTANIEDGFYDINRTRGIMVNAASQANLDGLDRALYDGTKLEFPTNDYILREGQAITADEARQWLAPKSQDNDQGLNPEQAAADKLDSFEPHYLNSIMSYDLLSEPGQGNDHLAGASVVLALNSQDIFQNESQTEVVDIDPGVAEEKGKEMAKEVVRRLRQKEGYQDIPIAVTLYLNGDLTDLAGGVALAQTVSNRGDSLGSWTNFDQKNYVFGTEELPNQEEQVAFEQFRTEIEALFPRLNGITGVARYENNNMVGIDVRITSQFDGYSEIIALAQKLSSSATSIFPSNIAIKIEVVSPSGTSAILARAVDEKAFNYEIIQ